The genomic DNA CCCACGACCTCGACGCGTGGTTGATCGTGATCGGTCAGCACACCCACGCGCACACCGTCGCGACCGCGGTCGGGCGGTTGCTGCGCGGCTCGTGGGGCGGCTCGGCGACCGACACGCTCGTCCATCACAGCCGGCTGTCCGTGCTCGTCGTACCGCATCACGACGACGAGGCGTGACGGGTACGACGAGGGCCGAGCCTCCCTGTGCCGCACCGGGTTTCGAAACGGCCCTCGCCCCGTCCGCTGGTCGAGTAGGGCGAGGCGCTAGCCGAGCCCGTATCGAGACCAGGTGCAGTCGACCCCGTGGTCTCGATACGGCTCGCCCTGTGGGGCTCGCCTACTCGACCAGCGGGTGGGTCAGGCGTTGTCGAGCTCGGCGAGGTCGTCGGCGTCGAGGGTGACGTCGCGGGCGCCGGTGTTCTCGTCGAGGTGGGCGACCGACGACGTACCGGGGATCAGCAGGATGTTGTCGGCGCGCGCGAGCAGCCAGGCCAGGCCGATCTGCGACGCCGTGGCACCACGACGCTCGGCGACCGCCTGCACGGTGGCGTTCTCGGTGACCTTGGGCATCCCGGGGAACGCGGAGCCGAGCGGGAAGAACGGCACGTACGCGACGCCCTTGTCCTGGCACAGCCCCAGCGTCACGTCGTCATCACGGTGCAGCAGGTTGTACGCGTTCTGCACGCACACCGCACCCGCCTCGATGGCCTTGGCCGACTGCTCGGTGGTGGTGTTGCTGACACCGAACGCCTCGAGCGAGCCCTCGTCGACGAGCTCCTGCATCGCGGCGAGCTGGTCGTCGAAGTCGGCGTACGCCGCCGGGTCGACGTGGTCGGAGTGGTCGGACTCGGCACCCTCGGGACCCATGACGCGCAGGTTGACCACGGGGAGACGGTCGATGCCGAGCGTGCGCAGGTTGTCGTGGACGCCGGCCTTGAGCTCGTGCGGGTGCTGCGCGGGCAACCAGCTGGCGTCCTCGCCCCGACGGCCACCGACCTTGGACACGATGACCAGGTCGTCGGCGTACGGGTGGAGGGCCTCGCGGATCAGCTGGTTGGCGACGTCGGGGCCGTAGAACTGGGAGGTGTCGATGTGGTTGATGCCGAGCTCGACGACACGGCGCAGGACGCGGATCGCCTCGTCGTGGTCGCGCGGCGGCCCGAACACTCCCGGGCCGGGCAGCTGCATGGCGCCGTAGCCGACGCGACGAACGGGGTGCCCGGCCAGGGTGAAGGTGTCTGAAGCCATACCTGAGACGATGTCACACAACGCCCTGCCCCTGCGATGAAGCGAGACCAACATGGACGTCCCCCTCTACGTGTGGATCCTCACGATCCTGGGCATCCTCGCGATGCTCGCGTACGACTTCCTCTTCCACACCCGCAAGGCACACGTACCCACGCTGAAGGAGGCGTCGCTGTGGTCGGCGGCGTACGTCGGCGTCGCCGTGCTGTTCGGGATCGGCGTGCTGGTGTTCGGGGGCGGGACGTACGGCGGTGAGTACTTCGCCGGGTACATCACCGAGAAGGCCCTCTCGGTCGACAACCTGTTCGTGTTCCTGATCATCATGAGCAGCTTCCGGGTGCCGCGCGAGGACCAGCAGAAGGTGCTGCTGTTCGGGATCGCGTTCGCGCTCGTCGCACGCACGGTCTTCATCTT from Luteipulveratus halotolerans includes the following:
- a CDS encoding oxidoreductase codes for the protein MASDTFTLAGHPVRRVGYGAMQLPGPGVFGPPRDHDEAIRVLRRVVELGINHIDTSQFYGPDVANQLIREALHPYADDLVIVSKVGGRRGEDASWLPAQHPHELKAGVHDNLRTLGIDRLPVVNLRVMGPEGAESDHSDHVDPAAYADFDDQLAAMQELVDEGSLEAFGVSNTTTEQSAKAIEAGAVCVQNAYNLLHRDDDVTLGLCQDKGVAYVPFFPLGSAFPGMPKVTENATVQAVAERRGATASQIGLAWLLARADNILLIPGTSSVAHLDENTGARDVTLDADDLAELDNA